From the genome of Triticum aestivum cultivar Chinese Spring chromosome 3B, IWGSC CS RefSeq v2.1, whole genome shotgun sequence, one region includes:
- the LOC123066570 gene encoding glucan endo-1,3-beta-glucosidase GII-like has product MARKDVASMFAVALFIGALAAVPTSVQSIGVCYGVIGNNLPSRSDVVQLYRSKGINGMRIYFADGQALSALRNSGIGLILDIGNDQLSNIAASTSNAASWVQNNVRPYYPAVNIKYIAAGNEVQGGDTQSIVPAMRNLYAALSAAGLGAIKVSTSIRFDAVANSFPPSAGVFAQSYMTDVARLLESTGAPLLANVYPYFAYRDNPRDISLNYATFQPGTSVRDQNNGLTYTSLFDAMVHAVYAALEKAGAPGVKVVISESGWPSAGGFAASADSSRTYNQGLINHVGGGTPKKREALETYIFAMFNENQKTGDPTERSFGLFNPDKSPAYNIQFK; this is encoded by the exons ATGGCTAGGAAGGATGTTGCTTCCATGTTTGCTGTTGCTCTCTTCATTGGAGCGTTGGCTGCTGTTCCTACGA GTGTGCAATCCATCGGCGTGTGCTACGGCGTGATCGGCAACAACCTTCCCTCCCGGAGCGACGTGGTGCAGCTCTACAGGTCCAAGGGCATCAACGGCATGCGCATCTACTTCGCCGACGGGCAGGCCCTCTCCGCGCTCCGCAACTCCGGCATCGGCCTCATCCTCGACATCGGTAACGACCAGCTCTCCAACATTGCCGCCAGCACCTCCAACGCGGCGTCCTGGGTCCAGAACAACGTGCGCCCCTACTACCCGGCCGTGAACATCAAGTACATCGCCGCCGGCAACGAGGTGCAGGGCGGCGACACGCAGAGCATCGTCCCGGCCATGCGGAACCTCTACGCGGCCCTCTCCGCCGCCGGTCTCGGCGCCATCAAGGTGTCGACCTCGATCCGGTTCGATGCGGTGGCCAACTCCTTCCCGCCCTCCGCCGGCGTGTTCGCGCAGTCGTACATGACGGACGTGGCCCGGCTCCTGGAGAGCACCGGCGCGCCGCTGCTGGCCAACGTGTACCCCTACTTCGCGTACCGCGACAACCCGCGGGACATCAGCCTGAACTACGCGACGTTCCAGCCGGGCACCAGCGTGCGTGACCAGAACAACGGGCTGACCTACACGAGCCTGTTCGACGCGATGGTGCACGCCGTGTACGCGGCGCTGGAGAAGGCCGGCGCGCCGGGCGTGAAGGTGGTGATTTCCGAGAGCGGGTGGCCGTCGGCGGGCGGGTTCGCGGCGTCGGCGGACAGCTCACGGACGTACAACCAGGGGCTGATCAACCACGTCGGCGGGGGCACGCCCAAGAAGCGGGAGGCGCTGGAGACGTACATCTTCGCCATGTTCAACGAGAACCAGAAGACCGGGGATCCGACGGAGAGGAGCTTCGGGCTCTTCAACCCGGACAAGTCGCCGGCCTACAACATCCAGTTCAAGTAG